A segment of the uncultured Desulfobulbus sp. genome:
CTGGTGCGGCTCGATCCATTCAGGCCTCCATATCGGCGACCTGTTCATGCCCACCTCCGGTTTGAGCGAAGAGGGCACCAGTGCCCATTATGGCGGCCCCAGGCCGTGGAATCTGGATTTTACCAACCACGTTGCAGCCCTTGCACAACAAAGCGGCCTGCCCCCCAAATCAGGCCCTATTTGGACCACTGACGCCTTATACCGGGAAACCCGATACAAGGTGGAGCGTTATGGGCAGGAAGGCATCTTGGCCGTCGATATGGAATATACGGCGCTGCATGCTGTCGCTGCCTTTCGCCAGGCCCAGCTTGCCGGCGTGATGCTTGTTTCCGATGAGCTGTTTGCAGGCAGATGGCGGCCTGGGTTTGGCCAGAAAACATTTCGATCCCGTTCACGGCAGACCTTGGGTCTGCTTGTTTCCCTGATCAATAAGGCGATGTTCTGATGAAAAAATTATTTATGGTCAGCCTCGGCTGTCCGAAGAACCTGGTCGATAGCGAAGTGATGCTGCATGCGCTTGAGCTTGCCGGATATGGCCTCACCGATTCCCCGGAGACGGCGCAGGCTATCCTGGTGAATACCTGCGGGTTCATTCAGCCGGCAGTGGAGGAGGCCATCGATACAATCCTTGAACTCGCGGCCTACAAGGAGGACAATCCAGAGCTGGTGCTGGTGGTGACCGGTTGTATGGTGCAGCGCTATGGCGAGGCCTTGTTGGAAGAACTTCCTGAGGTCGACCTTTTTCTAGGTTTGGACGAAGTGCCCAATATTGGGGGTATCCTCGCGAAGTACGATGGAAATCCTTGTCTGGTGGCGCAACCGGGATCAGCTCGTTTTCTCATGGACAGCGGCCACACACGGCGGTTGACCACGCCGCCCTTTCGTTCTTACCTGAAAATTACCGAGGGGTGTGACAACCGCTGCAGCTACTGTATGATTCCCTCGATTCGGGGGAGTCTGCGCAGCCGCAAGAGTGGTGATATAGTGCAGGAGGCCTTGGCCCTCCAGGCCGTCGGTGTGCAGGAGCTTTGCCTCATTGCCCAGGACCTGACCGCCTACGGCGACGATCTTGCCGATCAATCCAACCTGGTCCGGCTGCTTGAAGGACTGCTGGAGCAGACCGATATCCCCTGGTTTCGACTGCTCTACGCCTATCCCTCCGGCATTACCGATGAATTGCTGCAGCTGATGGCCGACAATCCCCGGATCGTCCCCTATCTGGACATCCCCTTTCAGCACGTCAGCGACCCGGTACTCAAGCGGATGAACCGCCACTACGGCTATGCACTCCTCGACGGCCTGATCAGCCGTATCCGTCAAGCCCTTCCCGAATGCGCAGTGCGGACCACCCTTATGGTCGGATTTCCCGGAGAAACCGTCGGTGACGTGGCCTTGATGGTTGCCGCCCTTGAACGGTGGCAACTCGATCATGTCGGGGTTTTTCAATACCAGGACGAAGACGGCAGTGCAGCCGCTCTGTTTCCGGACAAGGTCGACGACGAGGAAAAAGCAGTCCGATACCAACAGGTGATGACTGCCCAGGCGGAGAGAAGCAAACAGCGGTTGCAGCGTTTTGTCGGCAGGATCGAGCCTGTGTTGGTGGAAGGGGTGAGTGAGGAGAGTGACCTGCTCCTCGAAGGGAGAACCCGTTTTCAGGCGCCGGAAATAGACGGCTGCGTCTATATCACATCAGGACACGTCAACCCCGGTGATATTGTAGCGGTACACATCACCGAGGCGCATATTTACGATCTCGTTGGCGAGGTCGTCGAACAGGAGGGGCTTTACTGACCGCTGTTTTTGTTGACCTGTTCTCGAAGATCCTTGCCCACCTTGAAGAAGGGCAGCTTTTTCGGCCTGACCTGGATTTTTTCGCCGGTTTTGGGATTGCGGCCAGTGTAGGAGGTGTACTCCTTGACGACAAAGCTGCCAAATCCGCGAATTTCTATCGATTCCCCTCTCGCAAGAGCATCGCTCATGGTCTCGATAATGGTGTTGGTTATCGAGGCGGCCTCGCGAATTGGAATGTTCATCGCTTCGGCCAGGGCTTCAATCAATTCGGATTTGTTCATACCTGTCTCTCCCCGCAAGCTCCTCTAAGAATTTACTGAAATGGATTCGATTCCTCGGCTGAAAGATGGCACGAACGCACCATCGTTAAAAAGAACTGCTTTCAGGAGGTTGATGAAATTTAAGCAAGTATGTTTTTGATTGTAAAGGGGATTTTATTTGAAAAAACCTTTTTTAGATCGTTTACGCCAAGAACTCTGTATTTTCCGCTAGCCAGTGTGCCCAAACGGAGTTGACCGTAGGCGGTTCTTTTGAGATGCATCACCCTATGGTTGATAGCCTGAAACATTTTACGGACTTGTCGTTTTTTCCCCTCGTGGATGATCACTTCCACCAGACTTTGATGCGTGCTTCGTTTGAGCACGTGTACCTGGGCCGGTTGGGTGGTGATGCCCTCTATCTCGATGCCCTGCTCCAGACGTTCGAGTTGCTGGGCTGAAGGAAATCCCGCCACCCAGGCCTCATAGGTTTTTTTGACCTCGTAGCGTGGATGGAGAAT
Coding sequences within it:
- a CDS encoding nucleoside phosphorylase; this translates as MGDALITPRRESKEPQLPECGIFALNPSDASTMISLAKEQQLRRQFLFNSQLFFNERFFLAGPAVGAPMAAICLEKLIALGARRIVVYGWCGSIHSGLHIGDLFMPTSGLSEEGTSAHYGGPRPWNLDFTNHVAALAQQSGLPPKSGPIWTTDALYRETRYKVERYGQEGILAVDMEYTALHAVAAFRQAQLAGVMLVSDELFAGRWRPGFGQKTFRSRSRQTLGLLVSLINKAMF
- the rimO gene encoding 30S ribosomal protein S12 methylthiotransferase RimO; the protein is MKKLFMVSLGCPKNLVDSEVMLHALELAGYGLTDSPETAQAILVNTCGFIQPAVEEAIDTILELAAYKEDNPELVLVVTGCMVQRYGEALLEELPEVDLFLGLDEVPNIGGILAKYDGNPCLVAQPGSARFLMDSGHTRRLTTPPFRSYLKITEGCDNRCSYCMIPSIRGSLRSRKSGDIVQEALALQAVGVQELCLIAQDLTAYGDDLADQSNLVRLLEGLLEQTDIPWFRLLYAYPSGITDELLQLMADNPRIVPYLDIPFQHVSDPVLKRMNRHYGYALLDGLISRIRQALPECAVRTTLMVGFPGETVGDVALMVAALERWQLDHVGVFQYQDEDGSAAALFPDKVDDEEKAVRYQQVMTAQAERSKQRLQRFVGRIEPVLVEGVSEESDLLLEGRTRFQAPEIDGCVYITSGHVNPGDIVAVHITEAHIYDLVGEVVEQEGLY
- a CDS encoding HU family DNA-binding protein, with amino-acid sequence MNKSELIEALAEAMNIPIREAASITNTIIETMSDALARGESIEIRGFGSFVVKEYTSYTGRNPKTGEKIQVRPKKLPFFKVGKDLREQVNKNSGQ
- a CDS encoding pseudouridine synthase → MEERLQKLLAKSGIASRRGAEQLIQEGRIRVNGAIITELGFKADPVTDEISFDGKRLQFEKKIYVLLNKPAGYVTTMADPQGRPIVSDLLRDFSERLFPVGRLDLDTEGALLMTNDGELGNAILHPRYEVKKTYEAWVAGFPSAQQLERLEQGIEIEGITTQPAQVHVLKRSTHQSLVEVIIHEGKKRQVRKMFQAINHRVMHLKRTAYGQLRLGTLASGKYRVLGVNDLKKVFSNKIPFTIKNILA